The DNA region GATCACCTTCGCAGGGCCCTTAACATAGGCTGGCTGTGGCGTGATTGCGTTCCATTCGTCGTCCAGGATTCGAAAGAGCGCCGTTCCGTCGAAAACCGACAAGGATGCGGGGATCTTGACGGTCTTGGGGGAGATGTTCTTGATGGCGACGTAGAGGGCGATGTTTTCGCCGACGTGGTAGCTCTTTTGCGGAGCCGCGAGGCGGCAGAGGGTGGGGAAGGGGCCGTGGCGGACGGCTTGTTTGGCACCGGGGATCCCCTTGCGACCTTTAGCGATCTTTACGAATCCTCCGGTCGCGCGGCTGAATTGCGCGGTGGCGCCGGAGGTGATGACCTGGATCTCCGCCAAAGCCTTCGCGCTAATGTTCGATGAGGATTGTCCGGAAAAGGGATCCGTCGTGTCGGCCCCATCCACAAGCGTTACGACTTCGGTGTCGAGAGCGCCGTGGATGTTGGGGCTGCCGCTATTCTCTATCTCAGTGACGCCAGGAGCCAGGGTCAGGACGTCCTGGTAGTCTCGAGCCATAACGGGCAGGTTTGAGATGTAGGCAGCGCTGGCAGTGGTTGCCACCGACGCACTCGAAGTGCTAATGACTTCCGATTGAGCCGCAACGGTTACAGTTTCTGCGTACCCTTGTCCAGGAACACCGCCGGGGACTCCTCCTAGAACTCCGCCGATAACGCCTCCAACAACACCACCCTCAACGCCTCCTACCACGCTGCCGGCGACACCGCCAGCGACTGCGCTATCGGTGCTCGCCACAGGCTCTTCCTTCATCCCCTCGGGCATCACGAGAGGAACTTTGACCTGTTCGGGCTCTACCGGCTCGGTCCGGGGCTGCTCTTCCACCGCTACGAAGGAGGTGTAGGCGGACACGAGGCGGTGGGATAAGGCGACATCCGTGATCTCCTCGACGAGCTCATGATTTGGATTGCCGATGAGCTGATTGCTCAGCTCCTCGATCTTCGAACGGGCCCAGAGGGAGGCGATAGCTTCGCCTCCGTCGGAGCGCTCCGGGAGCTGAATCGTGAGGCGGCGCTCGTAGGGCTGGCCTCCGAGCTTGCCGTGTAGGGTGATGTCACCAGCGCCTGCCTGATCGTAGCGTCCCATCAGGACGATCGGCTTGCCGAGGAAGAGATCGGGGAGCTGCGCGGGATAGGCGTCGGAGACCTTGAAGTCGCCCCAGTTCACCTCGAGGTCGGTCAGGTAGGGGTTCCGGATCTTGTCGTAGAAGCTCCGGACGGACTCGCCGGCATTTTCATTCAGGGGCAGGTACTCCACGCCGCCGCGGCCGAACTCCGCCATCTTGTCGAGGAGGTAGCGGTTGGGAGAGCTGCCGACGCCAAAGGAGAAGAGGCGGGCGCCGCCCAGGTGCTCGCGCAGGTAGGCGAGGATCTCGTCCTCGTTGCCGATGAACCCGTCGGTCATGAAGGAGACGATCCGGAGGCGCTGGGGATCCTCCGGGTAGCTGAGGGACGCCTCGACGCCGTCGAGCAGGATCGTGCCGCCGTTGCCGGAAAGCTCGTCGACGTATTCGAGGGCGCGCGCCACGTGGCTGGGGGTCGCGGGGACGGGATCCGGAGCGAAGACTTCCACGTTGTCGGCGAAGCGGATGATCTGGAAGTTGTCGAGCGGATTCAGGTTCTCCAGGGCGTAGCGCATCGCTTCTTTGACCTTCTCGATGGGCTCGCCGCTCATCGAGCCGGAGCAGTCGACGACGAAGATCATCTCCTTGGGGGTGATGCGGGCGTGGGCGGGCTGCAGCTCGGGCTGGATGAACATCAGGAAGTAGCCGGGGTCGCCGGCGGTGGCGCGGTGCGGCAGGACGGTGACTTCGGGAGCCGAGCCGTCGAGGCGGAAGCGCAGGACGAAGTCCTTGTTGGGGATGGAGTCCTCCTGGCGTAGGCGGACGGTGGCGCGGCCGGGAGCGGGGTTGTCGATGTCGACGGCGTGCGAGGTCGAAGCGAGGTCGTGGAGGCGCAGGCCGGTCTGGAGCTGGACTTCGAGGGCGATGTCGTGGCCGGAGCGCTCGCCGGGGCCTAGGACGGGCGGGGTGATCCGGGCGGTGTCGGGGGCGCTGGCACCGGGAGCGGTGGCCCCGCGGAGGACGTCGGCCGGGTCATCCGTGCCGTCATCATCGGTGTCAAGGTCGTTGTCGGGATCGGAGTCGTCTTCTGCGTCGAGTTCGTCCGTGGCCTCTGGGGCGATCTCGGTCTCAGAATCGCCAGAGGCACCGGCAACATCGGCGAGTGTGAGAACGTCAGTACAGATGTTCCCGCTCTCCTGACCCCAAGGAGCGGATGTTCTCGGCCCTGTATTGCCAGGCATGAACCGCTCTCCCACGACCATCGGGAACACGAACTCGTAGAACCCGGAATCGTAGGTGAGAACGTCGAAGAAGCGGATGCTGACGACGATCTCCTCGCCGGGGAGGATGTTCGCGACCGACTGGGTGAAAATGTTGGGGCGCTCCTGGTCGAGGAGCGCGGCGGTCCGGCCGGAGCGCCGGGCGACGTCGTACAGCGCCCGCGCCTCTTCCCTCTTCTTGATGGCGCCGCGGATCACCCGGTCGCCGATGCGGATCTCCATGTCGTCCACGGCCGCCTTGTGCGGCAGCGGAAAGACGTAGACCGCTTCGATGGGATGGTCGTACGGGTTCTGGAAGACCTGGTTGACGCGGACCTGCGCAACGTTGCCGGTGATCTCGGCATGGACGTCGGTGTGCTTGAGAGGAAAGGGCTTGGTCTCGCCCTTTTCGGACGTGGCGCGAAGCTCTCCGCCGGGGATCGGATTAGCCGGGGTCGACTCACCAGGCTGGGTGGCGGGACCTTGCTGGGCTCGAAGCGCGCCAGGGGCGGCGATGAGGAAGAGGGCGAGAAGAACGACTGCGTGGGCGAGAACGGGGATTCGTCTCATGGCGGCACCTCCCAGGCCAGTGAGTTTGATCCCCCGTTGTCAATGTACGCGCAGAGTCTAGAAGGAGGGAGGAAGAAATGACGCGGCGTGCTGTCTCCAACCCGCGCCGGGAGCGGCATGCGCACCGCAGCCTAGGAACCAATGAGAATTAGGAGGGGAGTTTCCTTCCAGGATCAGGATTCCTGAATCTTCTTGGCGAGACGGATCAGATCCTCGCGAGTGAGCTTCTTGCCCTTCATCGCTCGGAAAAGAATGGGAAGAGCATTGAGAAGATCTGGATCGCCCGTGATGTCCGGCGGGATTCTCCCCCCTCCGACAGCTGCCAGGCTGACCATCTCTCGCCATTCCTCTGTGTTCTTCCGGATCTCGAGTGCGTTCCCTATGCGCTCCAGGACTACAGCGTCCTGCGGTGGGGCCAGGACGCCACGCTCGTATCGACTCAGGTTTCCTGGGTCAATTCCCGCTCGGTGTGCGAATGCTCGCAACGTCTGCTTCTTCGCGATCCTGCGGGTTTTGAGCCAATCGCCGAAGGTTGTGGTTTGAGACATGTATTGCACCTCCTTGCTGTATCACCATTACAACGTTGTAAATAATATACAACAAAGGTAACGAGAGTCAAGGGCAATGTTGAAGAATTCTTGGCTTTTCAGGCAATGTATCACCTTGCGTGCCCATCCCTGGGCCGGCCGCTCTTTCGAGTCTACAATCGCAGCTTCTTACAAGGTGCGGCGCGGGCGCGGCCGGGGCGGCCGGCCGGGCGTGGCGCATGACGGATCGGAGCGGGCTTTCATGTTGAAGATCCCGCGGGGCTTTTGGGCCGCGATCTCGAACCTCCTGATCTCCATTCCGTAGAAGCAAAATCCCGCCGACGCGTAAGGCGAGCTCTCATAGCGCAGCAGGCCATAGCCATACAAGGTGCGGAAACTCAGGCCGTCAAGGAGTCGTCTCGATTGGCCTCGGGGTTCGGGCAGTACCAGGATGGGGGTTGCGTATCCCGCACCTTACCCCGGTCTCTACGGTCTCAA from Candidatus Polarisedimenticolia bacterium includes:
- a CDS encoding VIT domain-containing protein; the protein is MRRIPVLAHAVVLLALFLIAAPGALRAQQGPATQPGESTPANPIPGGELRATSEKGETKPFPLKHTDVHAEITGNVAQVRVNQVFQNPYDHPIEAVYVFPLPHKAAVDDMEIRIGDRVIRGAIKKREEARALYDVARRSGRTAALLDQERPNIFTQSVANILPGEEIVVSIRFFDVLTYDSGFYEFVFPMVVGERFMPGNTGPRTSAPWGQESGNICTDVLTLADVAGASGDSETEIAPEATDELDAEDDSDPDNDLDTDDDGTDDPADVLRGATAPGASAPDTARITPPVLGPGERSGHDIALEVQLQTGLRLHDLASTSHAVDIDNPAPGRATVRLRQEDSIPNKDFVLRFRLDGSAPEVTVLPHRATAGDPGYFLMFIQPELQPAHARITPKEMIFVVDCSGSMSGEPIEKVKEAMRYALENLNPLDNFQIIRFADNVEVFAPDPVPATPSHVARALEYVDELSGNGGTILLDGVEASLSYPEDPQRLRIVSFMTDGFIGNEDEILAYLREHLGGARLFSFGVGSSPNRYLLDKMAEFGRGGVEYLPLNENAGESVRSFYDKIRNPYLTDLEVNWGDFKVSDAYPAQLPDLFLGKPIVLMGRYDQAGAGDITLHGKLGGQPYERRLTIQLPERSDGGEAIASLWARSKIEELSNQLIGNPNHELVEEITDVALSHRLVSAYTSFVAVEEQPRTEPVEPEQVKVPLVMPEGMKEEPVASTDSAVAGGVAGSVVGGVEGGVVGGVIGGVLGGVPGGVPGQGYAETVTVAAQSEVISTSSASVATTASAAYISNLPVMARDYQDVLTLAPGVTEIENSGSPNIHGALDTEVVTLVDGADTTDPFSGQSSSNISAKALAEIQVITSGATAQFSRATGGFVKIAKGRKGIPGAKQAVRHGPFPTLCRLAAPQKSYHVGENIALYVAIKNISPKTVKIPASLSVFDGTALFRILDDEWNAITPQPAYVKGPAKVISGKEVGSAQPANPGKNMNPARMTSSSKKRDLQPGEWIVFKILLNGKGGYHLDRPGLYHLVLLGSHLGFPDTIQLTLRIDE
- a CDS encoding helix-turn-helix transcriptional regulator yields the protein MSQTTTFGDWLKTRRIAKKQTLRAFAHRAGIDPGNLSRYERGVLAPPQDAVVLERIGNALEIRKNTEEWREMVSLAAVGGGRIPPDITGDPDLLNALPILFRAMKGKKLTREDLIRLAKKIQES